The Salminus brasiliensis chromosome 3, fSalBra1.hap2, whole genome shotgun sequence genome contains a region encoding:
- the tanc2a gene encoding protein TANC2 isoform X1 gives MFRNSLKALLSGGKSNRKNRNSGGGSGDGECVFEGDYAVPPLPVTEGMQHIRIMEGVTRSLPSSPLLSHQAINMRLQPLKRLPGEDSQELGPPPSVDEAANTLMTRLGFLLGDKVTEGPDRVPYGMEEQDDSQAISMTQRISPCSSLASSSASPPPGSPCSTLPPGAPGSMGAYGSITSPTSTLESRDSGIIATLTSYSENADRGGKHGESSRGSLKLWQTQKTAGTDSFLYRVDENMAASTYSLNKIPERSLEHSASHSAHSIPLYLMPRPNSVAATSSAHLEDLAYLDEQRQAPLRTSLRMPRQNSGAGRSGQDLRVRFAPYRPPDIALKPLLFEVPSLTTESVFTGREWLFQEVDAHLRGSEPTNRGVIIVGNVGFGKTAIISRLVALSCHGNRMRQIASDSPHSSPKHGDTLPHTQPQSAHGTLVGGSSCPGTPEMRRRQEEVIRRLASQVVAYHYCQADNAYTCLVPEFVHNVAALLCRAPQLQAYRELLLRQPHLQSLLSLRSCVQEPMTAFRRGLLEPLHLLHRERKVACDEDLIILIDGLNEAEFHKPDYGDTIVSFLCKTIERFPPWLKLVVTVRTSLQDVTRPLPFHRISLDRLEESDAIDSDLQGYILHRLHSSQEIQNNVALNGKLDNAAFSKLSAHLKGLSRGSYLYLKLTLDLIEKGYLVLKSSSYKVVPVSLAEVYLLQLNMRFPTQSSFERALPLLNVAVASLHPLTDEQAFGAVNAGAVWGAALDWDDFQQRADHLSPFLVKRRDGTRMFVHPSFREWLIWREDGEKTKFLCDPRSGHTLLAFWFSRQEGKLNRQQTIELGHHILKAHIFKGLSKKVGVSSSVLQGLWVSYSTEGLSAALASLRNLYTPNIKVSRLLILGGANVNYRTEVLNNAPVLCVHAHLGYLEMVALLLEFGADVDGPSESGLTPVGYAAASGHLPIVTALCAKKAKVDHLDRNGQCALVHAALRGHLEVVKYLVQCDWSSDDEQPSAFSKSHAVQQALIAAASMGYTEIASYLLDLPEKDEEEEERAQINNFDTLWGETALTAAAGRGKLDVCRLLLEQGAAVSQPNRRGIVPLFSAVRQGHWQIVELLQNHGADVNMADKQGRTPLMVASSEGHLATAEFLLAQGASLALMDKEGLTALSWACLKGHLPLVRALVERGAATAHADKSGRTPLDLAAFYGDSEVVQFLVDHGAMIEHVDYSGMRPLDRAVGCRNTSVVVALLKKGAKIGPATWAMATSKPDIMIVLLSKLIEEGDGFYKKGKVKEAAQRYQYALKKFPREGFTEDLKTFRELKVSLLLNLSRCRRKMNDFGMAEEFASRALELKPKSYEAYYARARAKRSSRQFHAALEDLSEAMRLCPNNREIQRLLQRVEEECRQVAQQQELDPPPSPPPHERDPPMAPPPPLEPRLSDMEPVQDLFEEDEDYLERDLDGLPLGVPAEPHSSPSGLPVIQNVMPPSPSHRDSPYLSGPPSIGQAFDLRPTPPSMSSPTRQGYQSTSPSLSPTHQSSHYRPSPPHTSPAHQASSSSSSSSYHFSPPPSPLRRGGPQYRSSPISTSENMGLYRPQSASAASSGRYQQDQQLSGRPKSPLSKMSSQRSFQTAQLPAQQPQGQWLQPAKAQIVRTNQPSASVHSSVVLGSSAYSQMAHSMSARCPGDMDELGEVGSYPASLQGALYPRALSMDPGAMEEELLQRPSSAYRPSAPGLRYGQTPQISRSQSAAYYPISPHELERQAQLGSPENPHAMRRPVSATSAEPKPHLPTPRPLIHSQSVGLRFSPSSSSLGLPVGSSANLGPGFRASASAQQMEIPLKLAYEGGYCDAPSPVSPPSMAGGGTYPGESVRSRSTPFMGIIDKTARTQQYLQQTQQPPPSMAPSSSSSRAWAVSSLDTVVSSPATSPGNTGYGQQGHIAYYNRTNNAHNGHLAEDDYYMARDRADNMGRVSQAPTYPDVKVARTLPVAQAYQDSEYRQVGRGERQGPTSPIKPKRPFVESNV, from the exons GCCATCTCCATGACCCAGAGGATCAGTCCATGCTCCAGTCTGGCCAGCAGCTCAGCATCGCCACCTCCTGGCAGCCCATGCTCCACCCTGCCCCCCGGAGCCCCGGGCAGCATGGGCGCTTATGGCTCTATCACCAGCCCCACGTCCACGCTAGAGAGCCGAGACAGCGGCATCATCG CTACCCTCACCAGTTACTCGGAGAACGCGGATCGAGGCGGGAAACACGGCGAGAGCTCGCGAGGAAGCCTCAAACTGTGGCAGACTCAGAAAACAGCCGGGACCGACTCCTTCCTGTACCGCGTGGATGAAAACATGGCCGCCTCCACGTACAGCCTCAACAAAATCCCAGAGAGAAGCCTGGAGCACTCCGCCTCCCACTCCGCCCACTCCATCCCCCTCTACCTCATGCCCCGCCCCAACTCTGTGGCTG CCACAAGTTCTGCTCACTTGGAGGATCTGGCATATCTGGATGAACAGAGACAGGCCCCCCTGCGCACTTCCCTGCGAATGCCCCGCCAGAACTCGGGGGCAGGCCGCTCTGGGCAGGACCTAAGAG TGCGCTTCGCCCCATACCGCCCGCCGGACATCGCCCTGAAGCCCCTGCTGTTCGAGGTGCCCAGCCTGACGACCGAGTCGGTCTTCACAGGGCGCGAATGGCTCTTTCAGGAGGTGGACGCCCATCTCCGTGGCAGTGAGCCCACCAACCGCGGCGTGATCATCGTGGGCAACGTGGGCTTCGGCAAGACAGCCATCATCTCCCGCCTGGTGGCGCTTAGCTGCCACGGCAACCGCATGAGGCAGATCGCCTCGGACAGCCCGCATTCTTCACCCAAAC ATGGTGACACTCTCCCCCATACTCAGCCGCAGTCAGCTCATGGTACCCTTGTGGGGGGCAGCAGTTGCCCCGGCACTCCGGAGATGAGGAGACGTCAGGAGGAGGTGATCAGGAGACTCGCCTCTCAA GTGGTGGCATATCATTACTGCCAGGCAGACAATGCATACACGTGTCTGGTGCCGGAGTTTGTGCACAACGTGGCAGCTCTGCTGTGCCGGGCTCCTCAGCTGCAGGCCTACCGTGAGCTTCTGCTACGCCAGCCCCACCTGCAGAGCCTGCTCAGCCTGCGCTCCTGCGTCCAGGAGCCAATGACAGCCTTTCGCAGAGGCCTGCTGGAGCCACTACACTTACTGCacagag AGAGGAAGGTGGCGTGTGATGAGGACCTGATCATTTTGATTGACGGACTAAACGAGGCAGAGTTCCATAAGCCGGATTACGGAGACACCATCGTCTCCTTTCTGTGTAAAACTATCGAGCGCTTCCCACCCTGGCTCAAACTGGTGGTGACCGTCAGGACGTCCCTACAG gatGTGACCCGTCCATTGCCGTTCCACCGGATCTCTCTGGATCGCCTGGAGGAAAGTGACGCCATCGACTCAGACCTGCAGGGTTACATCCTGCACCGGCTGCACTCCAGCCAGGAGATCCAGAACAACGTGGCCCTGAATGGCAAGCTGGACAACGCCGCCTTTAGCAAGCTCAGCGCCCACCTGAAGGGCCTGAGCCGTGGCTCCTACCTCTACCTGAAGCTCACACTGGACCTCATTGAGAAGGGCTACCTGGTGCTCAAGAGCTCCAGTTACAAG GTGGTGCCGGTGAGCCTGGCGGAGGTGTACCTGCTGCAGCTGAACATGCGCTTCCCCACGCAGTCGTCGTTTGAGCGGGCCCTGCCTCTGCTGAATGTGGCCGTGGCCTCGCTCCACCCGCTCACGGACGAGCAGGCCTTCGGGGCGGTGAACGCCGGGGCTGTGTGGGGCGCTGCTCTTGACTGGGACGACTTCCAGCAGCGCGCAGACCACCTCTCTCCATTTCTGGTGAAGAGGCGGGACGGCACGCGCATGTTCGTACATCCGTCCTTCAGAGAGTGGCTGATCTGGAGGGAGGACGGAGAGAAGACCAAGTTCCTCTGTGACCCCAG GAGCGGCCACACACTGCTGGCCTTCTGGTTCTCCCGGCAGGAGGGCAAGCTGAACCGCCAGCAGACCATCGAGCTGGGCCACCACATCCTCAAAGCTCACATCTTCAAG GGCCTGAGTAAGAAGGTCGGGGTTTCCTCGTCCGTGCTGCAGGGGCTGTGGGTGTCCTACAGTACGGAGGGACTGTCTGCTGCTCTCGCGTCGCTGCGCAACCTCTACACTCCCAACATCAAG GTCTCTCGTCTGTTGATTTTGGGAGGAGCTAATGTGAACTACCGTACAGAGGTGTTGAATAACGCCCCGGTGCTGTGCGTACATGCCCACCTGGGTTACCTGGAGATGGTGGCCCTGCTGCTGGAGTTCGGGGCGGACGTTGACGGCCCATCAGAAAGCGGCCTTACTCCAGTGGGCTACGCTGCTGCCTCCGGCCATCTGCCTATCGTCACTGCCCTCTGCGCCAAGAAAGCCAAG GTGGACCATCTGGACAGGAACGGGCAGTGTGCTCTGGTTCACGCGGCCTTGCGGGGCCACCTAGAGGTGGTAAAGTACCTGGTGCAGTGTGACTGGAGCTCCGATGACGAGCAGCCCTCAGCCTTTAGCAAGAGCCATGCAGTGCAACAAGCCCTGATAGCAGCTGCTAGCATGGGCTATACTGAg attGCATCATATCTACTGGATCTTCCAGAGAAagatgaggaggaagaagagcgTGCGCAGATCAACAACTTCGACACACTGTGGGGGGAAACAG ctctgacAGCAGCAGCTGGTCGGGGGAAGCTGGACGTGTGCAGGTTGTTGTTGGAGCAGGGGGCTGCCGTGTCTCAGCCCAACCGCCGCGGCATAGTGCCGCTCTTCAGCGCCGTCCGCCAGGGACACTGGCAG attgTAGAACTGCTGCAGAATCACGGGGCGGATGTGAACATGGCAGATAAACAGGGTCGGACTCCTCTCATGGTGGCCTCCTCTGAGGGTCATCTGGCCACAGCTGAGTTCCTGCTGGCACAGG GTGCCTCATTGGCTCTGATGGACAAAGAAGGTCTTACCGCTCTCAGCTGGGCGTGTCTGAAAGGGCACCTCCCTTTGGTACGTGCTCTGGTGGAGAGGGGTGCAGCAACTGCTCACGCGGACAAGAGTGGACGGACCCCCCTGGACCTCGCAGCCTTTTACGGAGACTCTGAAGTG GTGCAGTTTCTGGTGGATCACGGTGCGATGATTGAGCATGTGGACTACAGCGGCATGCGACCTCTGGACCGAGCTGTGGGCTGCAGAAACACGTCGGTTGTGGTGGCGCTGCTGAAGAAGGGGGCCAAGATAG GTCCAGCGACGTGGGCAATGGCCACCTCCAAGCCGGACATCATGATCGTCCTCCTGAGCAAGCTGATCGAGGAAGGAGACGGGTTCTACAAG AAGGGGAAAGTGAAAGAGGCGGCTCAGCGGTATCAGTATGCCCTGAAGAAGTTTCCCCGAGAGGGCTTCACAGAGGACCTCAAAACCTTCAGAGAGCTCAAAGTCTCCCTGCTGCTCAACCTGTCCCGCTGCCGCAGGAAAATGAAC GACTTTGGCATGGCGGAGGAGTTTGCCTCCAGGGCTCTAGAGTTGAAACCCAAATCCTATGAGGCCTATTACGCACGAGCCCGCGCCAAGCGCAGCAGCAG GCAATTCCACGCAGCCCTGGAGGACCTGAGTGAAGCCATGCGCCTCTGCCCCAACAACCGCGAGATCCAGCGCCTGCTGCAACGCGTGGAGGAGGAATGTCGCCAGGTCGCTCAGCAACAGGAGCTGGATCCACCCCCTTCTCCACCTCCCCACGAAAGAGACCCACCGATGGCCCCACCTCCCCCGCTGGAGCCCCGCCTCTCAGACATGGAGCCCGTGCAGGACCTGTTCGAGGAGGACGAGGATTACCTGGAGCGAGATTTGGACGGTTTGCCACTAGGCGTCCCAGCTGAGCCTCACTCCAGTCCGTCAGGCTTGCCTGTGATTCAGAACGTCATGCCCCCATCCCCCAGCCACCGGGACTCCCCCTACCTCTCTGGACCTCCTTCGATTGGCCAGGCTTTCGATCTCCGCCCCACTCCGCCTTCTATGTCCTCCCCAACCCGCCAAGGCTATCAGTCcacctctccttccctctctcccacCCACCAAAGCTCTCATTATCGCCCGAGCCCGCCTCATACATCCCCAGCGCATcaagcctcctcctcctcctcctcttcctcttacCACTTCAGCCCTCCTCCATCACCTCTGCGTCGCGGTGGGCCGCAGTACCGCTCCAGCCCCATCTCCACCTCCGAAAACATGGGCCTCTACCGGCCCCAGTCAGCCTCTGCCGCTTCCTCGGGTCGCTACCAGCAGGATCAGCAGCTTTCAGGACGTCCCAAATCCCCTCTCTCCAAAATGAGCAGCCAGCGCTCCTTCCAGACAGCCCAGCTTCCAGCTCAGCAGCCGCAGGGCCAGTGGCTGCAGCCAGCCAAGGCCCAGATTGTCCGCACCAACCAGCCAAGCGCATCGGTACACTCTAGCGTCGTGCTGGGCAGCAGCGCTTACAGTCAGATGGCCCATTCCATGAGTGCCCGCTGTCCTGGAGACATGGACGAGCTTGGGGAAGTCGGCAGCTACCCTGCTTCGCTGCAGGGGGCGCTGTATCCACGAGCGCTCAGCATGGATCCCGGGGCAATGGAAGAAGAGCTTCTTCAAAGGCCATCGTCTGCGTACCGGCCCAGTGCTCCAGGCCTCCGCTATGGTCAGACTCCCCAGATCAGTCGCAGCCAGTCCGCCGCCTATTACCCCATCTCCCCTCATGAACTTGAGCGGCAGGCACAGCTGGGATCACCCGAAAACCCTCATGCAATGAGACGTCCAGTTAGTGCCACCAGTGCTGAACCCAAACCGCACCTGCCCACTCCACGCCCGCTGATCCACTCGCAGAGCGTGGGTCTGCGCTTTTCACCCTCTAGCAGCAGCCTGGGCCTGCCCGTGGGATCCTCTGCTAACCTTGGCCCAGGTTTCAGGGCTTCGGCATCAGCGCAGCAAATGGAGATCCCACTGAAGCTGGCCTACGAGGGTGGCTACTGCGATGCCCCGTCACCCGTTTCCCCACCCAGCATGGCGGGGGGAGGCACGTACCCTGGCGAAAGTGTGCGATCACGATCCACCCCCTTCATGGGCATCATTGACAAGACAGCGCGGACACAGCAGTACCTGCAGCAGACTCAGCAGCCGCCTCCATCGATGGCCCCCTCTTCGTCCTCCTCCCGCGCTTGGGCCGTCTCGTCCCTGGACACAGTGGTTAGCAGTCCAGCCACATCGCCTGGCAACACAGGCTACGGGCAACAGGGCCACATCGCCTACTACAACCGCACCAACAACGCCCACAACGGGCACCTGGCCGAGGACGACTACTACATGGCTCGGGACAGGGCCGACAACATGGGACGCGTCAGTCAGGCCCCCACCTACCCAGATGTTAAAGTGGCCCGGACGCTGCCGGTCGCCCAGGCCTACCAGGACAGCGAGTATAGGCAGGTGGGCCGTGGCGAGCGCCAGGGTCCGACCTCCCCGATCAAACCAAAGAGGCCCTTTGTTGAGTCCAATGTGTGA